A single region of the Alteriqipengyuania flavescens genome encodes:
- a CDS encoding outer membrane protein, whose protein sequence is MKYRYFAAAAVAAASASPAAAQVIPSGGPYIGVIAGVDEVTVDDGFTEDDASDIVYGAVVGYDVAFASAFVGIEGEIAQSEAGAQILDFAEDGDSLAVKSNVDYYVGARAGFSVLPRVRAYGKLGYSWTGFEATYDDGDVVIIDDRQVEGLRYGAGVEVDLPFDVALRGEYRRTDYGDLEVFGAETGAEADRGQFVVGALLKF, encoded by the coding sequence ATGAAGTACCGCTATTTCGCAGCCGCCGCCGTGGCCGCTGCTTCCGCCAGCCCCGCTGCTGCGCAGGTCATCCCCAGCGGCGGCCCCTACATCGGCGTGATCGCCGGGGTGGACGAGGTCACCGTCGACGACGGCTTTACCGAAGATGACGCCAGCGACATCGTCTACGGCGCGGTGGTCGGCTACGATGTCGCTTTCGCGTCCGCCTTCGTGGGCATCGAGGGCGAAATCGCCCAGTCCGAAGCCGGCGCGCAGATTCTCGACTTCGCCGAAGACGGTGACAGCCTCGCGGTGAAATCCAACGTCGATTACTACGTCGGTGCCCGGGCCGGTTTCTCGGTCCTCCCGCGCGTGCGCGCCTACGGCAAGCTCGGCTACAGCTGGACGGGTTTCGAAGCGACCTATGACGATGGCGACGTGGTCATCATCGACGACCGCCAGGTCGAGGGCCTGCGTTACGGCGCTGGCGTGGAAGTCGACCTGCCGTTCGACGTGGCGCTGCGCGGCGAATACCGCCGGACCGACTATGGCGACCTCGAAGTATTCGGAGCGGAAACCGGGGCGGAGGCCGACCGCGGCCAGTTCGTCGTCGGTGCCTTGCTGAAATTCTAG
- a CDS encoding glycosyltransferase family 4 protein, with protein sequence MDISDLRIALFNGNYNITVDGANKALNRLVEYLQRQGAKVHVYSATVDNPAFEPQGTLVGVPAIPIPGRDEYRVPMYLSAAVKADLEAFDPHIVHVSSPDPSAHRAVTWARARGLPILASVHTRFETYPRYYNATWLEPLFIKGLRRFYRRTDALVAPSDSMIEELRKEEMHHDIGLWTRGVDRTIFSPEKRDLAWRRSHGIADDDMAIGFLGRLVLEKGLDVFAEAMVELKKRGVAFKVLVIGEGPAHDFFKAKVPDAIFVGFQNGPDLGRAVASMDVLLNPSVTETFGNVTLEAMACGVPVVAADATGASSLVADGETGYLVPPRDIAAYADKLQAYAEDPALRRAHGEAGARKADGYEWDAINQVVADTYLRLIAAKRQG encoded by the coding sequence ATGGATATTTCCGACCTTCGCATTGCGCTGTTCAACGGCAACTACAACATTACCGTGGACGGCGCGAACAAGGCGCTGAACCGGCTGGTCGAATATCTCCAGCGGCAGGGCGCGAAGGTCCACGTCTATTCCGCCACCGTCGACAACCCCGCTTTCGAACCCCAGGGGACGCTGGTCGGCGTACCCGCAATCCCGATCCCGGGCCGCGACGAATACCGCGTGCCAATGTATCTGAGCGCGGCGGTGAAAGCCGACCTCGAGGCGTTCGACCCGCATATCGTCCACGTTTCTTCCCCAGATCCCAGCGCCCACCGCGCGGTCACCTGGGCGCGGGCGCGCGGCCTCCCCATCCTTGCCAGCGTCCACACGCGCTTCGAAACCTACCCGCGATATTACAACGCGACGTGGCTGGAACCCCTTTTCATCAAGGGCTTGCGCCGCTTCTACCGCCGCACCGACGCGCTTGTCGCGCCGAGCGATTCCATGATCGAGGAACTGCGCAAGGAAGAGATGCACCACGACATCGGCCTGTGGACGCGCGGCGTGGACCGCACGATCTTCTCGCCGGAGAAGCGTGACCTTGCCTGGCGGCGCAGCCACGGCATCGCGGACGACGACATGGCGATCGGCTTCCTCGGCCGACTGGTGCTGGAAAAGGGGCTGGACGTCTTTGCCGAGGCAATGGTCGAGCTGAAGAAGCGCGGCGTCGCCTTCAAGGTGCTGGTCATCGGCGAAGGCCCTGCGCACGATTTCTTCAAGGCCAAGGTGCCCGATGCGATCTTCGTCGGCTTCCAGAACGGGCCGGACCTCGGCCGCGCGGTCGCCAGCATGGACGTCCTGCTCAACCCCTCCGTCACGGAGACATTCGGCAACGTCACGCTGGAGGCAATGGCCTGCGGAGTGCCCGTGGTCGCGGCCGACGCGACGGGGGCCAGCAGCCTCGTGGCCGATGGGGAAACGGGCTACCTCGTACCGCCGCGCGACATCGCCGCCTATGCCGACAAGCTACAAGCCTATGCCGAGGACCCGGCGCTACGCCGCGCCCATGGCGAGGCCGGCGCGCGCAAGGCCGACGGCTACGAGTGGGACGCGATCAACCAGGTGGTGGCGGACACGTATCTGAGGCTGATCGCAGCGAAACGGCAGGGCTAG
- a CDS encoding metalloregulator ArsR/SmtB family transcription factor, whose protein sequence is MASVFDALSHPIRREVLELLKGGGRSAGDLADHFDVSKPTMSGHFAKLREAGLIRGEQQGGSIIYTLNMSTLEEALMGFMGRMGMDGAKQDTDPEGEKS, encoded by the coding sequence ATGGCTTCCGTTTTCGACGCCTTGTCGCACCCGATCCGTCGCGAAGTGCTCGAGCTGCTGAAGGGCGGCGGCCGTTCTGCGGGCGATTTGGCGGATCATTTCGACGTGTCGAAACCGACCATGTCCGGCCATTTCGCCAAGCTGCGAGAGGCCGGGCTGATCCGCGGCGAACAGCAGGGCGGGTCGATCATCTACACGCTCAACATGTCCACGCTGGAAGAGGCGTTGATGGGCTTCATGGGCCGCATGGGCATGGACGGGGCCAAGCAGGACACGGATCCGGAAGGGGAAAAGTCGTGA
- a CDS encoding SdpI family protein, with amino-acid sequence MNTKRLFIAALVLAAALAGFAVLTAERLPADAMLPTHWNAAGEPDSFSPALDALLFPPMLLVGVSLLFLLIPRIEPLQDRLEDSAPVLRASWIGMMGLFTIISAAVGLPAWGVELPVNIVMLGVGLLLVVVGNALPKSRPGFFVGIRTPWAILDTDNWIATHRLGGKLMLLAGIAICIVALLPVSPELMTWVVLGTVLAAAFIPYLYSWWLWERGKRAHSGSGDRKD; translated from the coding sequence GTGAATACGAAACGCCTGTTCATCGCAGCACTGGTGCTGGCGGCGGCCCTGGCAGGCTTCGCCGTCCTGACAGCCGAGCGCCTTCCTGCCGATGCCATGCTGCCGACGCACTGGAACGCGGCGGGGGAGCCGGACAGCTTCAGCCCCGCGCTCGACGCGCTGCTGTTTCCGCCGATGCTGCTGGTCGGCGTGTCCTTGCTGTTCCTGCTCATCCCGCGCATCGAGCCCTTGCAGGACCGGTTGGAAGATTCCGCCCCGGTGCTGCGCGCCAGCTGGATCGGCATGATGGGGCTATTCACGATCATCTCCGCCGCCGTGGGCCTGCCTGCCTGGGGCGTGGAGCTGCCGGTCAACATCGTCATGCTGGGGGTAGGGCTGCTGCTGGTGGTGGTCGGCAATGCGTTGCCCAAGAGCCGGCCGGGTTTCTTCGTCGGCATCCGCACGCCGTGGGCCATTCTCGACACGGACAACTGGATTGCGACACACCGGCTCGGCGGCAAGCTGATGCTGCTGGCCGGCATCGCGATCTGCATCGTAGCGCTGCTGCCGGTGTCCCCGGAGCTCATGACGTGGGTCGTGCTGGGAACCGTGCTGGCGGCGGCATTCATACCGTATCTCTACAGCTGGTGGCTCTGGGAGCGGGGGAAGCGCGCCCACTCCGGGTCCGGCGACAGGAAGGACTGA
- a CDS encoding outer membrane protein: MRKLLATVAIAAAFTAAPAMAQDGGLYVGVLAGYEGIDVDSADGTVSADADSSVYGATIGYDLSLGNAFVGVEGEIAKSDSTATFPDSFGAARESLSSDAQYYVGARAGVALTPGIAAYGKIGYTSIDVNAFTESGSLAELEENASGLRYGAGVQVALPGPLEARVEYRRSEYDAVDGTEFGDAASDQLVAGIGLRF, encoded by the coding sequence ATGAGGAAACTTCTCGCCACCGTCGCCATCGCTGCGGCCTTCACCGCAGCCCCTGCCATGGCGCAGGACGGCGGCCTCTATGTCGGCGTGCTCGCCGGTTACGAAGGGATCGACGTCGATTCCGCCGACGGCACCGTCTCCGCCGATGCGGATTCCAGTGTTTACGGCGCGACGATCGGTTACGACCTGTCGCTCGGCAACGCCTTCGTCGGGGTCGAGGGCGAGATCGCCAAGAGCGACAGCACCGCCACTTTCCCGGACAGCTTCGGCGCCGCGCGCGAGAGCCTGTCGAGCGATGCGCAGTATTACGTCGGCGCCCGTGCCGGTGTGGCCCTGACGCCCGGCATCGCGGCCTACGGCAAGATCGGCTACACCTCAATCGACGTGAACGCTTTCACCGAATCCGGCTCGCTGGCCGAGCTCGAAGAGAACGCCAGCGGCTTGCGTTACGGCGCCGGCGTGCAGGTTGCCCTCCCGGGCCCGCTGGAAGCGCGCGTCGAGTATCGCCGCAGCGAATACGACGCGGTCGACGGCACCGAATTCGGCGATGCCGCCAGCGACCAGCTCGTCGCCGGCATCGGCCTGCGCTTCTGA